The Ignavibacteria bacterium genome segment TCTGAAATCTATGGCTGTAATATACATGACAATACCGGAACGGGGATAGTTTTATATTATTCGTCCCCCATAATTCAGGTTAATAATATTTACAACAACTACTATGGAATGGGTGTGGCCGATTATTCGGCTCCGTCACTTGGATATATGGGCGCCTATGGATATAACCATATATACTCAAACAGGTCGCACGGATTTTCTGCAAATCGCAATTCTAACCCATTTCTGGGAGAAAATATCTGCATAACGAACGGGGGCCATAATAAGATTGATTACAATAAGGGGTATAACCTTAGCGTATATGGAAACAGCATCGTAACTGCCGAGAATAACTGGTGGGAATACTTGACGGATAACGTAACGATCAATACAGCGAGGTTTTATGTCAGTTCGGGCAGTTTTGTTTATTATCCACCTGCTGACCCAACAGACCCTTTACGCTGGATGGGGGATCCGAATATAGTCTCTGGTTCGCCTTTAGCACAGAGTTCTCCGGAAGAAAAGCTTTTTGACAAAAAGTTTGTTGCTTCAACAGGCGCTGTGTCCAAAGGCGGAATAAATGAGAGTCAGATTGCTTCTATGGGGAAGGACTCTTTAGAGGCCACGGCTGAGTTAAAAACTCCAACGGGCTATGATGAGAAGTGGCCTATATTGAAAAAACTCACATTCGCAAAATACCTGCTCTTACTGAACCGGGATACTGAATCCAGTCAGATATGCAAGAAAATAGTGGAAAGTATACCTGACTCTTCGCTTTCTTACTATGCACTGGATATATTGTGGCAGAATGGACGTAAGAACAGAATGGAAGACTTTAAGGACTACTTAAAGCTTCTTAAGTCATCTTTGGATAAGAAGCCTGCAGGTCTTATGGCTGAAGTAATAGAGACCAGGTTTGACAGGGAAAACAGGATAAAACTGCTGTGTGAACTATGGGCTAAGATAAAAAGCAGTGAACTTAAAGACTTAAGCCCAAAAGCAAAGAAGGACATTCAGGAATCCATTCTTTTCAGCAAACTGCTCCATTACATAAATGATGAGAAGAATATGGAAAAAGCAAAGGAAACGGTCCTGGAAGTTGATGATCTTGTAGGCTCTGGAAGCCATTCATCAGTAGAAGCCCACGGCCTCGTTGGAGACATTGTTCCCGAAAAAGAGATTCTGGTAAAGGAGATGAAGGATTCAGAGGAAAGTGCAAAAATAGAGAAACCGACTGAATACAGCCTTTCGGGCAACTATCCGAACCCCTTTAACCCTTCGACCAGAATTGACTACTCGCTTCCTATGACAAGCAAGGTTGAGCTTAAGGTCTATGACATCCTGGGGCATGAAGTAGCAACCCTTGTAAATACAATTCAGGAGGCAGGAAGATACAGCGCAATGTTCAATGCCTCAAACGTTTCAAGCGGACTCTACATATACAAAATAAGCGCCCATTCACTTGAAAACGGCAGGGTATTTGAAAAAACTGCCAAAATGATGTTTTTGAAGTAGCCCTGTTTTTTATAACTAACAATAGTTAAAGATGAAGTGAATTAAAGCAAATGCCGGTTTTCCCAATGTATTTTTAATTAGGTGCATTGGATCCGGCATTTCCTTCTTATGAAATAATAACGAGATATTTGGGAGTAAATTGTTGAAGAAAGACTTACTTGTTGCATTAATTATTCTCCTCACATTAAGCATACAGCTCAAAGCTGAGGATAGCAGTGAAACAATGAAAAAGCTTGAGGCCAAGAAAAGCCTTATTCATAATGCAGCCGTGAAGTTTGATGTTAATGAGAGTTATCTTAAGGCTATTATCTATGTCGAAAGAACAATGAATTACGACTGGAAGGATGACGCATTGGATGAGATACTTGCAGCCTCAGGGCTTAACAGTTCCTTAGGATTCTGTCAGGTTAAGCTTAAGACCGCATACTGGATTGAAAATCAGTTGAATAATGCTGAAAGTGAGTTTTATCCGGGGGATAAGTACAAAGGGCTGCTTAAAATAAGCGGCTCGCCTAAAGAGATAATAAAGAAGCTTTACAATGATTCATTGAATATTTGTTATGCTGCCTCATACTTAAGAATATTTCAGAGCTACTGGAAAAAGTCAGGTTGCCCGATTGATAATTCTCCTGAGATCCTTGGGACTTTATACTCTTCAGGTCCATATTATATTGGGGGAAGGTTAAGAAAACCGAACAAAAATCCAAAGCCTAATTTATTCGGAAGAAATGTTATGGAGGCATTGAAGGTATACAAAGACTGAAAATTTGAAATCTCTGTACCAAGGGCTTTTGTTACTGAACATTTTGGGTATATATTAATTGCATTAGAAAGGTAATTCTGGCTTATTCGGTTTTCTTTTTCCACACCGTTGGTCTAATCCATTAGTTGAATAATTGCATCTTCGTAGCAAAATCGTAGCAAATTATAGAACAATTTAGACCATTTGGGACGAGTGCAGGTCAAAATACCTTCAAAAATGAGTTAAAAAGACACTTTTTAGAAATCTATTCTGCCTGTCACGCAGGAGGTCGCGAGTTCGAGCCTCATTGGCCCCGCCATTATAAAGCCTTGTAAATTAAATATTTGCAAGGCTTTTTTGTTTTTAAAGTAACTCTCAAAATCTTCTTGTAGCAAACTTTACCAAGAATTTACCAAAGACCCTAAAACTGATTAGCGATATTTAGAATTACCGTTTAACGACAATTATTTCTAACCGGTTTTTAGGTGAAAGTAATTATAATCTATCAAAGAAAAATCGGGGTGTGTCGTTGATAAGAATCCCGGCAATTTCAAGGAGAGAAATAACAGGGCGGGGAATGCACATTTGGTGGATTATAAACTCGTGCGGGGTACTCTAACGCGGGGATTTGTATATTATAAAGCACTGACAAATCCATTTGCCAGGGCAGCATATATGAGGTTTTTAGTTAGTGAGGTTCATCCGCTTGAAGACGGCAACGGCAGAATTGCCGGAGTGATGATGAATGCTGAACTGGTTAACCGGGAGCAGTACAAAATAATTATCCCGACTGTTTACAGGGATAAATACCTGCTTAAATTAAAAAAAATTGACAAATCTAAAGGATGCAGCCTCTTATGTGGAAATACTGGGTAAGGCTCATGCATTCAGTGAGGACTTGCATTTTGAAAATTATGATGGCCTCTATAGTTGCTTATTATCTCATAATGCTTTTTACGAACCTGATGAGGACCGGTGCCTAGCGGAGTTCCCCGATTAATATTGATCTGCAGTAAGGGTACTCCGTAAAATTTTCCGGAATCCCTTTGGCAACTGGATGAGATATACTTGCGAACGCTTAAGAGCGATTATAGGGACAATCTGCCGCCTGAAAGATTAAAGCCTAAAATCAAAATATCTGTTTCAAACTGAGACATAATTGATGGCCTTAGACATAAACATATATTGAATATATATTTCCTTTCTGGTATTACCTGAAATAAAATGTTGCATATGCGCTGAAAATAGATTATATATGATACTGGCGTAAATGTATTTTATGGCGCATTTTTGACGTTTATTGCACGAATCATTTGCTATCCGATATTTAACCTAAGGATACGATGATAGCTCTTTCTGCCTTTTTAATAAGGCAGCTACTAGAGCACAACAACTTCCTAACCGATTCCTTTTCTTTTTTCTTTCAAAACGAGTCCTGACAAAAAGTTATATATATGCAGTTGGATAACGGAGCTGATGCAGTTCTGATTAATCAGCCATTC includes the following:
- a CDS encoding T9SS type A sorting domain-containing protein — protein: MSSFCRLHKEFYSLVVNGNLNANGATFDFISGNSTYTNGIKLLAGSTATISTSTIKNAYQGINLNQACLNLSNSEIMGCSSHGVYMYDERSVANRSEIYGCNIHDNTGTGIVLYYSSPIIQVNNIYNNYYGMGVADYSAPSLGYMGAYGYNHIYSNRSHGFSANRNSNPFLGENICITNGGHNKIDYNKGYNLSVYGNSIVTAENNWWEYLTDNVTINTARFYVSSGSFVYYPPADPTDPLRWMGDPNIVSGSPLAQSSPEEKLFDKKFVASTGAVSKGGINESQIASMGKDSLEATAELKTPTGYDEKWPILKKLTFAKYLLLLNRDTESSQICKKIVESIPDSSLSYYALDILWQNGRKNRMEDFKDYLKLLKSSLDKKPAGLMAEVIETRFDRENRIKLLCELWAKIKSSELKDLSPKAKKDIQESILFSKLLHYINDEKNMEKAKETVLEVDDLVGSGSHSSVEAHGLVGDIVPEKEILVKEMKDSEESAKIEKPTEYSLSGNYPNPFNPSTRIDYSLPMTSKVELKVYDILGHEVATLVNTIQEAGRYSAMFNASNVSSGLYIYKISAHSLENGRVFEKTAKMMFLK